The following nucleotide sequence is from Streptomyces xiamenensis.
GCGCGAACTCCAGCGCGAGGAGGGCTTCGGGTGCCTGTTCATCGCCCATGACCTCGCCGTGGTGCGGCAGATCGCCACCAGCGTCGCGGTGATGACGGCCGGCCGCGTGGTGGAGGCGGGCGAGCGGGACGCCGTGTTCGAGAATCCGCAGCACGAGTACACCCGCACCCTGCTGGCCGCCGTGCCGCGGATCCGTCCCGAGTGGGAGGCGCGCCGGCGCAGGGCGAAAGGAGCACGCGCATGAACGTGGTCGCCTACCCGCTGCCCGGAGCCTGGGTCCGGGAGTTCACCGTCACCGTGCCACTGGACTGGTCCGCCCCCGGCGGCGAGAGCATCGAGCTGTTCGTCCGGGAGTTCAGCGACCCCGAACGCCGCGACGAGGACCTGCCGCTGCTGACCTACCTCCAGGGCGGCCCGGGCGGCGCCAACCCGCGGCCCGCCCCGGTGGGCGGCTGGCTGGCCGAGGCCCTGCCGCGCTACCGGGTCGTCATGGTCGACCAGCGCGGCACCGGCCGCAGCACCCCGCTCGACGGAACCGCCATCGCGGCCTTCCCCGACGCCCGGGCGGCGGCGGACCACCTGCTGCGCTTCCGCGCCGACTCCATCGTGCGCGACCTCGAACACGTGCGGACCCGCCACTACGACGGCAGACGATGGGCCACCCTGGGGCAGAGCTTCGGCGGCTGGATCACCCTCACCTACCTGTCGCACGCTCCCGAGGCGCTGACGGCCTGTTACGTGTGCGGCGGGATCCCCGGCACCCCGCCCGACCCCGAGGAGGTCTACCGGCGCACGTTCGACCGGGTGGCCGGCAAGACCGCCGACTTCTACCGGCGCTACCCCCAGGACGTCGCCGCGGTGGCCGCGATCGCCGACCGGCTCGCCGCCGGTGGCGTGACGCTGCCCGACGGCTCGCCGCTGTCGGTGCGCCGGTTCCAGACCCTGGGCGGGGACCTCGGCTTCGGAGCCGGCCACCAGCGCCTGCACTGGCTGGTCGGCGAGGCCGTCCGCCCGGACGGCAGGCTCTCCGACGCGTTCCTGGAGACCGCGCTGGTGCGGACGTCCACCGCGGGGAACCCGCTGTTCTGGACGCTCCAGGAGTCGATCTACGGCGACGGCGCCAACGGCCCCTTCCGCTGGGCAGCCCAGCGCGAACGGGACAGGCGCCCGCAGTTCGCCGAGGACCGCCGGCCGCTGCTGTTCACCTCCGAGATGACGTTCCCGTGGATGTTCGAGGAGATCCGCGCCCTGCGGCCGTTCGCGCCGGCCATGGCCGAACTCGCCGAACAGCGGGTGTGGAGCCCGCTCTACGATCCGGCCCGGCTCGCGGCCAACGACGTCCCGCTGGCCGCCGCCGTGTACGCCGACGACGTGTTCGTCGACGCCGGGCTGCAGCGCGACACCCTGACCCGGGTCGGCAACACGCACACCTGGGTGACCAACGAGTACGAACACGACGGCATCACCGACGGCCGGGTCTTCCGCCGGCTGCGGGAGATGGTCCGCGACCAAGGAGGCGAAAGGCGTTGACCGAGCCGACCAGAGCGCCGTACGCCGGGACCAGGCCGCCGCGGCTGGCCGACCAGAGCCCCGGCTTCCTGGCCCGCATCGGGCAGGGCTGGGCCGAGCGCGACATCCCGGCACCGGTGACGCGGGCCGCCGCGCGGGCGGCGGCCGAACACCGGGCCCGGCTGAGCGGCCGGCTGCCGGGCCGTACCGTGGTCCTGGCCGCCGGCCGGGCCCCGCGCCGCAACGGCGACGCGGATTACGCGTTCCGGGTGGACAGCGACTTCCTGTGGGCCACCGGGTGCCAGACCGAGGGCGCCGTTCTGGTGATGACGCCACGTCCGGGCGGCCACGACGCGGTGCTGTACCTGCCCGCCCCGGCCCGGCCCGGCGAACGCGACTTCCACGCCGACGCGACACATGGCGAACTGTGGGTCGGCCCCTCGGCCGGCCTCGCGGCGTGGTCGGCGGCGCTGGACCTGCCGGTGCGGCCGATCGGCGACCTCCGCGACCCGCACGCCGGCCCAGCCGATGACATCCGCGCGGTCCTCTCCGACCTGCGCATGATCAAGGACGACTGGGAGATCGGGCAGCTGCGCGAGGCCGTGGACCACACGGTCACCGGATTCACCGCCGTCGCCGACGAGATCCCGCGCGCCGTCGCCGAGGGCCTGGGGGAACGCTGGCTCCAGGGCACCTTCGACCGGCATGCCCGCACCTTCGGCAACGGGCCCGGCTACAGCACCATCGTCGGCTCCGGCGAGCACGCGCCGATCCTGCACTGGGTCCGCTGCGACGGCCCGGTGCTGCCCGGCGAGACGCTGCTGCTGGACATGGGCGTCGAGGCGAACTCGCTGTACACCGCCGACGTGACCCGCACGATCCCGGTCGGCGGCACCTTCACCCCCGCCCAGCGCCGCGTGCACGACCTGGTCGAGGCCGCGCACCGCGCCGGCATGGAGCAGGTACGCCCCGGAGTCACCTACACCGACTTCCACTTCGCCGCCATGGAGGTGCTCGCCCGCGGCCTGCACGACTGGGGGCTGCTGCCGGTCTCCGTCGACGAGGCGCTCGCCCCCGAGGG
It contains:
- a CDS encoding aminopeptidase P family protein, translating into MTEPTRAPYAGTRPPRLADQSPGFLARIGQGWAERDIPAPVTRAAARAAAEHRARLSGRLPGRTVVLAAGRAPRRNGDADYAFRVDSDFLWATGCQTEGAVLVMTPRPGGHDAVLYLPAPARPGERDFHADATHGELWVGPSAGLAAWSAALDLPVRPIGDLRDPHAGPADDIRAVLSDLRMIKDDWEIGQLREAVDHTVTGFTAVADEIPRAVAEGLGERWLQGTFDRHARTFGNGPGYSTIVGSGEHAPILHWVRCDGPVLPGETLLLDMGVEANSLYTADVTRTIPVGGTFTPAQRRVHDLVEAAHRAGMEQVRPGVTYTDFHFAAMEVLARGLHDWGLLPVSVDEALAPEGQQHRRYLVCGIGHHLGLDVHDCGSSSYERYQGAPLRPGMVLTVEPGLYFHAHDETLPPELRGIGVRLEDDLLVTGTGHEVLSGALPIDATGLEKWAAR
- a CDS encoding alpha/beta fold hydrolase: MNVVAYPLPGAWVREFTVTVPLDWSAPGGESIELFVREFSDPERRDEDLPLLTYLQGGPGGANPRPAPVGGWLAEALPRYRVVMVDQRGTGRSTPLDGTAIAAFPDARAAADHLLRFRADSIVRDLEHVRTRHYDGRRWATLGQSFGGWITLTYLSHAPEALTACYVCGGIPGTPPDPEEVYRRTFDRVAGKTADFYRRYPQDVAAVAAIADRLAAGGVTLPDGSPLSVRRFQTLGGDLGFGAGHQRLHWLVGEAVRPDGRLSDAFLETALVRTSTAGNPLFWTLQESIYGDGANGPFRWAAQRERDRRPQFAEDRRPLLFTSEMTFPWMFEEIRALRPFAPAMAELAEQRVWSPLYDPARLAANDVPLAAAVYADDVFVDAGLQRDTLTRVGNTHTWVTNEYEHDGITDGRVFRRLREMVRDQGGERR